From Rutidosis leptorrhynchoides isolate AG116_Rl617_1_P2 chromosome 3, CSIRO_AGI_Rlap_v1, whole genome shotgun sequence, a single genomic window includes:
- the LOC139897234 gene encoding dol-P-Man:Man(7)GlcNAc(2)-PP-Dol alpha-1,6-mannosyltransferase-like: MASPTRRSSNFMAIYGYDLVLGSIAAFYVFMVPFTKVEESFNVQAMHDILYHRHHIENYDHLEFPGVVPRTFIGALLVSFLASPMVLVINLLHLPKVYSLIAVRLALGLIMLATLRFLRVQIRDKFGKQVEGFYVILVAIQFHMLFYCTRPLPNILALGLVNLSYGYWLKRSFYATLRCLIFATIVFRCDMLLLLCPIGLELLLTKSISLWETIKCCTGAVLFSIGLTILVDSIMWQKLLWPEFNVFWFNSVLNRSSEWGTHPFYWYFTSALPRSLLVAYPLFIFGAILDRRIIFYIFPVLSFVILYSKLPHKELRFIISAVPIFNLSAAIAASRIYNNRKKSFWNFLYIALLGSLMISLGFTIITFVASYENYPSGYALKSLHRVGHTMNTTNELSVHIDTFSAMNGISRFCEYDNPWRYSKEEGIHLDDLWHRNFTYLLNEHSSIKGFKCLFQVSGFSRIHLRIGFPPISMIKEPKVYIHGNIQNADIMHRSWPGCS, translated from the exons ATGGCGTCTCCTACTCGCCGATCTTCGAATTTCATGGCGATTTACG GTTATGATCTGGTTCTGGGATCAATTGCTGCATTTTACGTATTTATGGTTCCATTTACTAAAGTTGAAGAAAGCTTCAATGTTCAG GCAATGCATGATATATTATACCATAGGCATCACATAGAAAAT TATGACCATTTGGAGTTTCCTGGGGTTGTTCCTCGAACGTTTATAG GTGCGTTGCTCGTTTCATTTTTAGCATCTCCAATGGTCTTAGTTATCAATTTGCTGCACTTGCCAAAAGTTTATAGTCTTATAGCAG TACGTCTGGCTCTAGGATTAATCATGTTGGCTACTTTGAGATTTTTACGTGTTCAG ATCAGAGATAAGTTTGGCAAGCAAGTTGAAGGTTTCTATGTGATACTGGTAGCAATTCAGTTTCATATGCTGTTCTATTGCACACGCCCTCTTCCTAATATATTGGCATTAGGTTTAG TAAATTTATCATATGGTTACTGGTTAAAGAGGAGTTTCTATGCCACACTAAGATGTCTG ATTTTTGCTACAATTGTCTTTAGATGTGATATGCTGCTGCTCCTTTGTCCTATTGGTCTGGAGCTTTTGCTG ACAAAATCAATTTCCTTGTGGGAAACCATAAAATGCTGCACTGGAGCTGTGTTATTTAGCATAG GTCTTACTATCTTAGTTGATTCAATAATGTGGCAGAAGCTGCTGTGGCCTGAATTCAACGTTTTCTGGTTTAACTCCGTTTTAAATCGGAGTTCAGAGTGGGGT ACACACCCTTTTTACTGGTACTTTACATCTGCTTTGCCTCGCTCATTGCTGGTTGCATATCCTCTATTTATT TTTGGTGCTATACTTGATCGAAGAATTATATTCTACATCTTCCCAGTTCTATCATTTGTTATACTTTACTCCAAGCTTCCCCACAAG GAGCTCCGGTTCATCATTAGTGCTGTTCCAATTTTCAATTTGTCGGCAGCAATTGCAGCTAGTCGTAT TTACAACAATAGAAAGAAGAGTTTCTGGAATTTCCTTTACATAGCTTTGTTGGGTTCGCTTATGATCAG tcTAGGGTTTACTATTATCACTTTCGTGGCTTCATATGAGAACTACCCTAGTGGCTATGCTCTTAAATCTTTGCACAGAGTAG GTCACACCATGAACACTACAAATGAATTGTCAGTTCATATCGATACCTTTTCAGCAATGAATGGAATTTCCCGGTTTTGTGAGTATGATAACCCATGGAG GTATTCTAAGGAAGAAGGCATACACTTAGATGACTTGTGGCACCGAAACTTTACCTATCTTTTAAA TGAACACTCGAGCATCAAGGGATTCAAGTGCTTGTTTCAGGTGAGCGGATTTTCAAGGATCCATCTTCGGATTGGCTTCCCACCAATTTCAATG ATCAAAGAACCCAAAGTCTATATACACGGAAATATTCAAAATGCAGATATTATGCATAGAAGCTGGCCAGGTTGCTCATGA